A window from Leptothermofonsia sichuanensis E412 encodes these proteins:
- the carA gene encoding glutamine-hydrolyzing carbamoyl-phosphate synthase small subunit has protein sequence MAVSSTQPALLVLADGTSYQGWSFGATGTAIGEVVFNTGMTGYQEVLTDPSYCGQIVTFTYPELGNTGVNPEDEESSRPQVRGAIARNICPKPSNWRSTQSLPDYLKQHNILAIYGIDTRALTRKLRSVGAMNGAISTEILDPAELLERVQDAPSMAGLNLVREVTTAEVYEWAENTPPEWNYGSVKTTAPEEPLTVVAIDFGIKRNILRRLASYGCRVIVVPANTPPEEILKYNPDGIFLSNGPGDPAANVEGIQTTKALLEAQKPMFGICMGHQILGLSLGGETFKLKFGHRGLNQPCGLSQKVEITSQNHGFAIAAESLPDASVEISHLNLNDRTVAGLRHKSLPLFSVQYHPEASPGPHDADYLFEQFVETMRQARKQAEGKLAG, from the coding sequence ATGGCAGTCTCTTCTACTCAGCCAGCGCTGCTGGTGTTAGCCGATGGTACCTCTTACCAGGGCTGGTCGTTTGGAGCGACCGGCACTGCAATTGGGGAGGTTGTTTTCAATACGGGCATGACGGGTTATCAGGAAGTGTTGACTGACCCAAGCTATTGTGGGCAGATCGTTACTTTCACCTATCCAGAGTTAGGCAATACTGGCGTCAACCCGGAGGATGAGGAGTCGAGCCGTCCTCAGGTGCGGGGGGCGATCGCCCGCAACATTTGCCCTAAACCCAGTAACTGGCGTTCGACCCAGTCTCTGCCTGACTATTTAAAGCAGCACAACATTCTGGCCATTTATGGGATTGACACCCGTGCTTTGACCCGCAAGCTCCGGTCCGTTGGAGCCATGAACGGTGCAATTTCCACTGAAATTCTTGACCCGGCAGAATTGCTGGAACGGGTGCAGGATGCTCCCAGCATGGCAGGGCTTAATCTGGTTCGGGAAGTGACGACCGCAGAGGTTTACGAATGGGCGGAGAACACCCCCCCTGAATGGAACTATGGTTCTGTAAAAACCACTGCCCCGGAAGAGCCACTCACGGTAGTTGCGATCGACTTTGGGATTAAGCGCAATATCCTCCGTCGGCTTGCCAGCTATGGCTGCCGGGTGATTGTTGTTCCAGCGAATACGCCCCCTGAAGAAATTCTGAAATACAACCCGGATGGTATTTTTCTGTCGAATGGACCGGGTGACCCTGCGGCCAATGTCGAAGGAATTCAAACCACTAAAGCATTGCTGGAAGCGCAGAAACCCATGTTTGGCATCTGTATGGGGCACCAGATTCTGGGGCTTTCCCTGGGCGGCGAAACCTTTAAGCTCAAATTTGGGCATCGCGGGCTGAACCAACCCTGCGGGCTGAGTCAAAAGGTTGAAATTACCAGTCAGAACCACGGTTTTGCGATTGCGGCTGAATCGCTCCCGGATGCCAGCGTCGAAATCAGCCATCTCAATTTGAACGATCGCACGGTTGCCGGTCTACGGCACAAATCCCTGCCCCTGTTTTCGGTCCAGTACCACCCGGAAGCCAGCCCC